taatttttctctcgtgattattttgtgtctttttgttttgtatgtctTCTCTTTTCGTaatttttgtgtgtcattgtgtgtgttttgtgtctattttttcatgaatttcattcattttgcgTGTccattattgattatttttgatcatttttttgtctggttgttttgtgccagttttatgtctttgtggtttgtgtctcgttgcattattttgtgtctctctgttgttttgcatctctttgttgttttgtgtgtctgtggttttgtctctctggtcattttgtgtctctttgtggtcgtacTGTGtctcttttcatcattttgtgtgtccatttaaaagaaaaaatctctttttgattgtttctaccatttttgtgtgtgtgtgttttttaaatcttgtgtgtctctttgtggctgtttcgcgtctctttgtggtagttttgtgtctcttcaccATTTTGCGTCTGTTTTGCAtccctgtgttgttttgtgtgtctttccaGGACACGTTAAATGATTAATCGTATCTGTTGTTATTGTAGTACAGCATGTTGTGTAAGTGAAGCATTGAACTGCTGCAGACCGGACTTGGTGTTGTGATAAGTTGTAATTGTGCGGCTGTAAAACGGGCGCCAAACATGGCTGCTGGGCGTGTGACTGGTGctgtgctctgattggtcgCCCTGCAGGAGAGGAGCGTCCTGCTCAGGAAGTGGTTTGACCTGCTGACGCTGCACAAAGACGACCTCGCCAAGTTGATCACCTTCGAATGTGTGAGTATCGATGACAGCACAGTCAGGATCAGCTTCGTCCAAACCAGTCGGCCACCGTGCagagtaactaagtacatttactctaGTACTTGAGATTAGATCAGTTTAGATACACATACTAAGAgaatgaaatgcagtttagcatcaAACCAGAAGTGCAAAAGCAGCATTAAAGTGCATCATTTATTGTGTGAtatatacaatattttaaagtataaacagaatgaaaagtATAAACACACTAATATGTGAATGTATAGATGTGGATACAGTATAAAATAGATCATCTAAAACTACAGGTAGAGATTAATAGTGGTAAGAGGAGAATAAACAGTATAAACTGTATGAACAGTAGAAACAGTAAACAGTAATAATGCAATGAGATACACTATTGGtgaaaagttttagaacaccacaatttttccagttttttattggaaattctgAATGTtgatgtctcattgtactctgaaatgaaagcacagaacaaacaaacaagtaaagttaaaaaaaaatctatttagaaactgaaatgtattctaaacttttgactcatcaaagtagccacctttggcagatataacagctgaacacactcgtgacAGTCTTTcaacaatggaaatcaaatattcttcagaaagttcttcccaactctgtagcagaagttcccataaatgtgtggttcttACAGGTTACTTTGCTttcaaaccagctccatggggtttaagtctggagactgtgctggacactccatgttttcaagcttaccatcttgttcttttttgctaaggtagttctggcagagcttagatttgtgttttgggtcattatcttgctgtaggatgaacctctgaccaactaggaacataccagagggttttgcatggtgctgcagaatgctgtggtagcagtttaggttcagggttcctctcattCTGGATCCAGttaaacagccccagaccatcatgcttcctcctccatgtttgacagctgacgtcacacactgaggaaccatccttccTCCTACTTAACAAAAATCCTGCACGATGAActaaagatttcaaattttgactcatcagtccataaatccttcttccagtcttcagtagtccattggtggtgtttcatggcccaggcaagcctccttttcttattctgatgtcttagcGATGGTTTTCttgctgcagctccacctgtcaaacctgcaactccaagtcttctcttcacagctgaaactgagacttcttactacgactgctattaagctgtgcttgaagatGTCCTGTGAgcctcctatcaccaagctgttgactctcagaaacttgtctactgattctgttgtggctctgggtcttccagacctcttcctgtcagagtttcccccagtttctgagccttttgatggtgaagaaaactgtactcactgataCCTTGACTTTCGTCACAATTTCTCTGAAGGAAacacctacatttttaagtgttatgatggtttGTCTCTATTCTATTGTTAAttccttttcctcaccatttcatagcaacacactactttctgcagtacaatactgctAAATAATGCTCAGGAGGGTTTGGTGCCACGGTTTGTTTcagcactacttttatgcagacagagggggttgaaagtaatcaagaaaagttgggacacctgtaggatttggtagcaccaactttcaaggcttgatcaacctccattgctgaaGAACAGATTtgagttgttaacccatttcttgttccctgaaaaggcctgtttgtataattctgaaatgtacttTATTattcaatttgttgttttttttttttaaatctctggcagttcaccacttacctttgtaccatttcaagctgcTCATTGGACTTGAAATACTTgaattacaataaaaaacaggaaaaattggggcattttaaaacttttgactgtgtATGTAAACAATCTATAGGGTATGAGATGGAGAATCTACACAGTTTGGAcagtatatatagtatatggTATGAAGATGGGATACATGCAGTTTATTCACAGCTTTAAGGGATTTTTAATCTTGTATTTCACTTTATACTTCTGTAATTTAGTACTTTCACTGGTCTGGTTGTTATTTGTCAGATTCTGAGTAATAATAGAAAATGTAATCAAGAAGTAAATTCTGGACATTCTCAGCAGTATGTAAagtaattcaaaccagctgcaCTTTTACCATGTACCAtattctataataataataataataataataataataataataataataataataataattattattattattattattattattattattattattattattattattattattattattattattattattattatactttttttatttgtaatgcacttttcatttaggcaaaatctcaaagtgctacaatgAAGATATAAAAggatagaaacaaaacaatcatgtaataaaaacaaaacaatcaggtaaaataaaaaaaagaaacttcaggggcacatttaattaaaagctttAGGAAATGCTGATCcacattttgcaccattttctgacaacaAACAAGTGATCACCTAATCTATTAAAAAGAGGGTTAGACAATACAGACGGCATTTCTGACTGAAATAATTTACAGACTGGGAGCTGCTTCAAACATTAAACCTCGAATCACAAACACAACTCTGAGCTTTGTActtgctttgtgtgtgtctgtgtgtgtgtgtgtgtctatctgtgtttgtctgtctatttgtgtgtgtgtctgtctgtctgtctgtctgtctgtcagtcaacGTTTGTGTATctatttgtgtatctgtgtgtgtgtttgtttgtgtatctgtctgtgtgtgtctttgcgtgtttgtatgtgtctctgattctgagtgtgtttctgtgtgtctccatgtgtgtctccatgtgtgtctccatgtgtgtctccatgtgtgtgtgtgtctgtttgattctctgtgtgtgtgtgtgtgtttcagggtaAGCCGTTGCGTGAGTCTCTGGGTGAGGTTACGTACTCGGCCTCCTTCCTTGACTGGTTCTCTGAGGAGGCTCGCAGAGTTTACGGTGACATCGTTCCGTCTCCGGCCAAAGACAGGAAAATCCTCCTGCTCAAGCAGCCGGTGGGCGTGGCCTCCATCATCACGCCGGTGAGCAGCTAATCACAGTCCAGtgtctgtttttaaagatttgtgtcactttgtggttgtgttgtgtctttttctgctcgtttctttctctttgctgttgttttgtgtctctggttgttttgtgcatctctctggtctttttttgtgtcattgcgattgttttgtttctctttgtggttgttttgcgtctcatagtgtttactttgtgtcttttcctggttgtgtctttctctttgcagctgttttgtgtctctttatggtcgttttgtgattatttgtgGTGGTTTATTTCTGTTAGTGGTTGCATCTAGTCTTATTGTTGTagttgtgcatgtgtttgtgatcgttttgtgtctttatgttttgtttctgtttgtggttgtttctttcTTGCTGTGGTGGTAGTGTAGGTAGCTTTGCCAAGACATATTCAAGAAGCTGATGCTATGTAAAAAGCCCTACTGCTCTGGAAGTTGCCAAGTGAGAAAAGCGGCAAAAACGGGGGAGAAAAGAGCCAGACAGAgggtttaataataataattgattattctaaatttgcccgtaGGTGGGagtgcaagtgtgattgtttggcctgttttaagttactgtattgttattttcatgttttttactgtgaagcactttggtcaccctttgggctgttgtaaaggactatagaaataaacttcgattgattgattgattgattgataataTGTGTTGTGTTGCGTTACATTTTAAAGTGTGTTGTGCTTGTGTTACAGTGGAACTTCCCCAGCGCCATGATCACCAGGAAGGTTGGAGCTGCTCTGGCCGCCGGCTGCACGGTGGTGGTGAAACCAGCCGAGGACACTCCGCTGTCGGCTCTGGCTCTGGCAGAGGTCAGCACACCGAACGTCAGAATACCCAGAATCCTCAGCAGCACACCAACATGGAGACCCGCTGTCAGACTCGCCCTCATTAATACGACAGCGTGTTCATCTTGTAAAGTCTGTGTGCGTTTGTTTCGTGCAGCTGGCGGAGCAGGCGGGGATCCCAGCCGGGGTGTTTAACGTGGTTCCCTGCTCCAGAGAGACGACTCCAGCAGTGGGGCAGGTCCTCTGCACCGACCCCCTGGTGGCCAAAATCTCCTTCACCGGATCCACGGCCACCGGAAAGGTCAGAGCCAGAGTACTCCCACCCTGtagtatttgtacttttacttcagtacATGTACCTGCAGAGTATTCCCACTCTGAAGTATTTATACTTTTACTTTAGAACATTTTGCTTTCATCAGAGTATTCCCTCACTGtagtatttgtacttttattttagatttttttttcctttcagcaGAGTATTTCTGCACTGTAGTATTTGTACCTTTGCTGAAGTACATGTCCCAAGCGGCAGGGTATGCTCACTCTGTAGTATTTGTTCCTTTACTTcagaaaagttattttcatcACAGTATTCCCACACTGTAGTATTTATACTTTTACctaaaataaaatctttcagCAGAGAATTTCTACACTGtaatatttgtacttttactgaagtacAAGCCTCTGCAGAGTATTCCCATTCTGAAGTATTTATACTTTTACTTTATAACATTTTCCTTTCATCACAGTGTTCCCACATTGTAGTATTCATACTATTACTTCAGAAGAGTATTTCTGCACTGTAGTATTTGTACTTCTACTTAAGTACATATACTAAGCAGCAGGGTATTCCTCCTCTGtagtatttgttcttttacttcAGAAAAGTTACTTTTAGCAGAGTATTCCAACACTGTACTATTTATACTTTTACctaaaagaattttttttcagtaaagaaTTTCTACACTGtagtatttgtacttttactttactAAATGTAGTTATAACAGAGTATTTCTACACTAcagtatttattacttttaattcTCTAAATTTACTTGTAGCAGAATATTTCTACAGTgttgtatttgtacttttacttcatTAGATGTACCTGCAGCAGAATATTTCTGCCCTGTagtatttgtacttttagttTAGAAAACTTTACTTTCGGTGGAATATTTACTGTATGTACTGTAATATTCAAAAAATTCTTTCAACACTGAATTTCTACACTGCAGTATTTCTCCTTTTACTTTtgaattttacttttagcaGAGTATTTCTACATTGTAAATACTACAGTACTTTCAGCTTTACTTTCAGCagagtattttttattgtacaaTTAGTACTTTCACGTCAGTATATTTACTTGGTGCAGTGCACTTCAGTGCTTTGGTATTTATACTTCAGCATATAGTGACAGAtcatttgtagtattttgtgcttttatgaAAGTAGttagtagtagtaatgtagTAATCTCTGTCTCCTCTCAGGTGTTGCTGAAAATGGCCGCCGACACGGTGAAGAAGGCGTCCATGGAGCTGGGAGGCCACGCCCCCTTCATTGTGTTCGACAGCGCTGACATCGACAAGGCAGTGGGCGGAGCCATGGCATCCAAGTTCAGGAACTCTGGACAGGTGAGACGAGTCGGAGTGAagctttctgcagtttttccagTAACTGACAGGAACTTACTGAGGCGTGTGGTTCCTCCTGCAGACGTGTGTTTGTTCCAACCGCTTCCTGGTGCAGAGTGGAATCTACGAGCGCTTCGTGGAAAAGTTGGGCCGAGCGATGGACGTCGAGCTGCGTCTGGGTCATGGCTCGGAGCCTGAAACCACCCAAGGGCCGCTGATCAACACCAGAGCTGCAGAGAAGGTAACTGgtgaaaatgttcagaaatgtcaGAGAGTTTCTACATCTGCATTCCTCCACAGAGACTCTCAGGTGGTCAGCTAGAGCCTTGCTGGATTTAAATCTAGTGAacttgtctctttgtggttgtttttctgacgtcttgtttttgtttcgtttttttgACTCTTTGGGGTtgtatttttactccgccaaggaacggtggagttatgtgacgaccggcctacgtttgtctgtgaatctgtctgtctgtctgttagcaacattactcaaaaacgaactaatggatttggatgaaattttcagggaaagtcagaaatgacacaaggaccaagtgattagattttggcagtgatgcagcttataatctggatccatggatttgttaaagatttcccattgccagatatagcagccggcacggcgtcgctgtaaccatgacgtgaacactgtgtcagttacctgctgacgatcacatgattgtgatcctactacaaaatgactgtaatttatcagttggaaatcatacaaggaacaaatgattaaactgtgggttGTTtatgagtcccatcaattcctgccgcccgctacatatttatgtcacgcaatgtagcaaaccccagccagacacgttaagttcagccgccagccttattttgaacacatattcacctttctgtccttcactcatttcgtCACTGTAAGACTTTGTCCCTGCTAAaggcttctaagtttagacacatcctttgctagacagcaacagcgtggaaccgttttctttcatctttatgtgaattttcagacttttcggCATGCCAAGAAAcctcttcttagataaacacttcccgTGCCACTGGAacggtgacaaaataaaagcctgcaacattaaaaatacgtcttgaaaataaaagcatggagggaacggttattttaaccctagcaaaacaaaagcttgccaaaaatgataaactgatcaacagaccttcataagagtaatttacatgcaattcagtatccatacataacatgcacatgcataacacatgcctgtgcttagcacaaggtcatttttaattcaatatttcatccgtcggaaatggtacgtcaactgagcagccttggcagagtactgcgctctctgagtgctttttctAGTTTAgcatgtggtccaaaatatcacaaaaacgtcatagtttagtatgtggtcccaaatatcattaaaatgtcatagtttagtatgtcgtccaaaatggggtaaaaaaaaaaaagtcatagtttagtaagttgtccaaaatgtcactaaaacattatagtttagtatgccgtccaaaatgtgaccaaaacgtcatagtttagtatgtcgtccaaaatgtcatgaaaacgtcatagtttagaatgtcatccaaaatgtcactaaaacgtcatagtttagtatgtcgtccaaaatgtgaccaaaaagtcatagtttagaatgtcatccaaaatgtcactaaaacgtcatagtttagtatgtcgtccaaaatgtgaccaaaaagtcatagtttagtatgtcgtcaaaaatgtctttaaatgtcatagtttagtatgttgtccaaaatatcacaaaaatgtcatagtttagcatgtcttCCAAGATATCATGTAAACTTCATAGTTTAgtttgtcgtccaaaatatcattAATATGTTATAGTTTGgtgtgcccgtatagctcaacaagttaagcgggtgacccatgaacagaagttggtccctgatgcagcggcctgggttcgattcctgtttgcggccctttgctgcatgttgtccctccactcttctccctactttcctgtctgccttttctctatctaatttaaaaaaaaaaaaaatgtcatagtatttcatcaaaaatgtcattaaaacgtcttggtttagtatgtggtccaaaatggggtaaaaacgtcatagtttagtatgtcgtccaaaatatcactaaaacatcatagtttagtatgtcgtccaaaatatcacaaaaacgtcatagtttagtatgtcgtccaaaatatcacaaaaacgtcatagtttagtatgtcgtccaaaatatcacaaaaacttcatagtttagtatgtcgtcaaaaatgtcattaaaacgtcctagtttagtatgtggtccaaaatggggtaaaaatgtcataattaaGTATATCGTCCAAAATGgggtaaaaatgtcatagtttagaatgtcgtccaaaatttcactaaaacgtcatagtttcgtatgtcatcaaaaatgtctttaaatgtcatagtttagtatgtggtccaaaataatcacaaaaatgtcataatttagtatgtcgtccaaaaggtgacgaaaatgtcatagtttagtatgtcatccaaaatatcacaaagacgtcatagtttagtatgtcttccAAGATATCATataaacatcatagtttagtttgtcgtccaaaatatcattAATATGTCATAGTTTGgtgtgcccgtatagctcaacaagttaagcgggtgacccatgaacagaagttggtccctgatgcagcggcccgggttcgattcctgcttgCGGACTTTTGCTGCATGTTGTCCCTccactcttctccctactttcctgtctgccttttctctatctaattaaaaaaaaaaaaaaatgtcatagtatgtcatcaaaaatgtcattaaaacgtcttggtttagtatgtggtccaaaatggggtaaaaacgtcatagtttagtatgtcgtccaaaatggggtaaaaacgtcatagtttagtatgtcgtccaaaatggggtaaaaatgtcatagtttagtatgtcgtccaaaatatcactaaaacatcatagtttggtatgtcgtccaaaatatcacaaaaacgtcatagtttagtatgtcgtccaaaatatcattAATATGTCATAGTTTTGTGTGCCTGTATAGGTCAAcaggttaagcgggtgacccatgaacaGAGGCTGGTCCCCGCCGCAGCGGCACGGGTTCAATTCCTTTTCGCGGCCTTTTGCTGCATGTCGTCCCTccactcttctccctactttcctgtctgccttttCACTATCTctatctaatttaaaaaaaaaaaaaaaaaaaagtcatagtatgtcgtcaaaaatgttattaaaacatcatagtttagtatatggtccaaaatggggtaaaaacgtcatagtttagtatgtggtccaaaatatcacaaaaacgtcatagtttagtatgtggtccaaaatggggtaaaaatgtcataattaaGTATATCGTCCAAAATGgggtaaaaatgtcatagtttagattgtcgtccaaaatttcactaaaacgtcatagtttcgtatgtcgtccaaaatatcacaaaaacgtcatagtttagtatgtcgtcaaaaatgtcatgaaaacgtcatagtttcgtatgttgtcaaaaatgtcatgaaaacgtcatagtttagtatgtggtccaaaatggggtaaaaacgtcgtagttcagtatgtcgtccaaaatatcactaaaacatcatagtgtattatgtcgtccaaaatggggtaaaaacgtcacagtttagtatgatgtccaaaatgtgaccaaaacatcgtagtttagtatgtggtccaaaatatcaTTAATATGTCATAGTTTGGTGTGCCCGTGTAGCTTGAcaggttaagcaggtgacccatgaacagaagctggtccctgatgcagcggcccaggttcgattcctgctcgcAGCCTTTTGCTGCATGTCGTCCCTccactcttctccctactttcctgtctgccttttCACTATCTccatctaattaaaaaaaaaaaaaaaaaaaaagtcatagtatgtcgtcaaaaatgtcattaaaacgtcttggtttagtatgtggtccaaaatggggtaaaaacgtcataatttagtatgtcgtccaaaatgggataaaaaagtcatagtttagtatatcGTCCAAAATGGgataaaaaagtcatagtttagtatgtcgtccaaaatgtgagcaaaacgtcatagtttagtacaatgttccctgtaatttttcatgagtctgagcaaacacacaaactccctgagcgtcccttggaccactgtgagcaacatcagacgtgtgcactgtggtcacaccagcatcacatccattcaagttacatggttcattaaaagaatcaaattacagcatttacatttctgttaaaacactttgtcaacaggagccagttgaaggctgcagtgattttagtgacactacaatgtataagagtgaagttattgaatatttgtctctctttactgttgcagcggttttgcaaattgcagacggaccctgttcactccatagacaccaatgttattcctgtagcttgaaagacagctacttttgataaaactgggcttgtagcacattgtctgccttgcaacaatgggaaagaggcaccgtttatgttttgacaacctatatctaatgagttattgatgctggaagtccgaatctgtgaatatctttccaactttactgaacttggggccactaccacctaaggagtgatatatttaattttgaaaaaatcatttagccatacttaaagctttaagtgctttattaacacggaactaaaaattttgtattgttttatgatcacaggttctgtctgaaaagaggtggcatcattttaaacagtgaaatcaaactaataaaatgtaatgaccaaccagtgagcaatactggattctgcaaaaacataaacaacttttttaaaaatctaaatcttatcttaacacagttaatgtattaacttatttttgtgtgtatgcatgtatttattgatttatttagtactgttaacatatcagagttctgagtgaatttttcttaagataggcaaaggccacttattgattacatataggccattaaatgtttattaaaaactaaaaagcatttaaaaaaaaaaaacaacttaggcatttattgagtcactaaaatactgtagagtacagaccacatcagcatgattataagcatcctctggtaaattaacaaccagatactgatgtctctcaccatatggacttcaggagatgactgggggatgataaactgtgacctgctggttgggttctctctgttctcatgtttcttacatgtttgtcccctgacagccgggtcctaatgttttttgagcaacacaccatactatgacgtttttacaatgatggttctactatggaaccagtttgacatgttcaggtgttctttgtgtgaaaactcagagatttcaggtatcagaaggtggttttcaactttctttgttaactttctgcttcaactttaaatttccttcactaacccagccctctggacttccagtaaactgtgttcctattggctgtccaggtggttgcttggtgttatcaggaacacctgagcaggtgtccaggtggctgctaggtgttatcaggaacacctgagcagctcagtgtcttcctgctttatttagctgcagacaaacatttcctctgtttctcttcaccactgaaccgggtttggttctgttgctttagtttgttctttaggcgttggcttgcagcttccagcagtaaaattgtctttaatgtgtttcttggtgtgttttagggctttgtactggatagttgtcttggtaaatgtggttctttagccacagttagcacatggtgctgatgtgtgcagtgattagtggatttggtgcacctgagttgtgtctttagcttggctgtagtgagtcttcagaggtttttagtcagacacattctgtattcttgtttgagaaccagcgttggttgtccagaaggtaagagttcctgtcctgattctctgttctcagaggttctctggtaggctgcaggagactttaacgtttgggttgtgctagtttggtttttgtatggtttcatttggacgactatcttgaggctcctccatgtggtttagtgaggttttctggaacagttctacaacgcaacctgcagcagaagagactttgagagtttttagaaagttctggagaccagactttagagcagcagaaacatttgtcagcagtttgagcaggagaaggtgatcttcagagtagaaatgagatggaaaccttcttgacccgtgtggtgaggtcctgtaccaagagtttgagcaggttgtgaagagtctgtagttctttggtctgaaagcacaagaatagTCGACTCAttgaaggagaaaacaggagatattgttggttcttctgtcgttctgcagtttccttagactgaatatcaagtttatattttaaatgatttcccatgtgagcccaagaagacttcaataaactccctccatcccctggacacaacatattttattaccatgttaaatcttttgtatttttgtttgtttttgagttttaatcgtAGTtgtagcatagttttttctctttgcttttttagttttgtaatctgtgtgaaaggtgctaaacaaataaagctgaattgataaactgaataatagactaactcatgattgtaacaacagaagtattttcattgtgatttaagggtttgtttcatttttaaggttggggttaaaatcttgacaaaaaaaaggttaaagaaataaactacagtaaaaaagcaattaaatcaaaggaataaaacatttaatataataaaacttttaaaaagaaaattaaacattaaatacaattaaattatattagacaaaatatttaattagataatgaaatggaa
This genomic stretch from Amphiprion ocellaris isolate individual 3 ecotype Okinawa chromosome 9, ASM2253959v1, whole genome shotgun sequence harbors:
- the aldh5a1 gene encoding succinate-semialdehyde dehydrogenase, mitochondrial isoform X1; protein product: MSAVCALRSRCFPRQVLLGLSAAMSRSYSLDVSAPLLRTQGYVDGRWVSAASVFPVLDPATGQEIARVADCGPAEAKQAVDAAYKAFHSWKQYTAKERSVLLRKWFDLLTLHKDDLAKLITFECGKPLRESLGEVTYSASFLDWFSEEARRVYGDIVPSPAKDRKILLLKQPVGVASIITPWNFPSAMITRKVGAALAAGCTVVVKPAEDTPLSALALAELAEQAGIPAGVFNVVPCSRETTPAVGQVLCTDPLVAKISFTGSTATGKVLLKMAADTVKKASMELGGHAPFIVFDSADIDKAVGGAMASKFRNSGQTCVCSNRFLVQSGIYERFVEKLGRAMDVELRLGHGSEPETTQGPLINTRAAEKVVHQISDAVSLGAKVLRGGKRLHGSFMEPTLLADVTADMLCTKEETFGPLLPVIRFNTEEEALAIANASNVGLAGYFYSQDVSQIWRVAEALEVGIVGVNEGLLSTPEATFGGVKQSGLGREGSKYGIDEYLEVKYMCFGGLKP
- the aldh5a1 gene encoding succinate-semialdehyde dehydrogenase, mitochondrial isoform X2, translating into MSRSYSLDVSAPLLRTQGYVDGRWVSAASVFPVLDPATGQEIARVADCGPAEAKQAVDAAYKAFHSWKQYTAKERSVLLRKWFDLLTLHKDDLAKLITFECGKPLRESLGEVTYSASFLDWFSEEARRVYGDIVPSPAKDRKILLLKQPVGVASIITPWNFPSAMITRKVGAALAAGCTVVVKPAEDTPLSALALAELAEQAGIPAGVFNVVPCSRETTPAVGQVLCTDPLVAKISFTGSTATGKVLLKMAADTVKKASMELGGHAPFIVFDSADIDKAVGGAMASKFRNSGQTCVCSNRFLVQSGIYERFVEKLGRAMDVELRLGHGSEPETTQGPLINTRAAEKVVHQISDAVSLGAKVLRGGKRLHGSFMEPTLLADVTADMLCTKEETFGPLLPVIRFNTEEEALAIANASNVGLAGYFYSQDVSQIWRVAEALEVGIVGVNEGLLSTPEATFGGVKQSGLGREGSKYGIDEYLEVKYMCFGGLKP